The genomic interval TGGCGTCGTAGATCGCGCGCAGCAAGGCCGTGCGCGCTGCGCTGCCCTGGAACTGCGGACGCAATCGGATTGTGGCGTAGTACTCGGTGTCCTCGACCTCGAGGTAAGGCAGGGCGCGCAAGGCGTGAACGAGGGGCAGCAGTTGCGCACGCCGCTCCCCCGGACAGCTAAAGCCCGGGACGGTGCGAAAAGGCGACTTCTGGGTCTCATGCGCGATGGTCCGGTCGGGACAGGGCCACAGATGGGGCGACCACAGCATGTGGACATACGGAAGAACGATCACGTCCGTCGTGCCGTCGACCAGGATGTTCTGGAGGACAGGGGCCGCGCCCGCATCGAGGTCGCCGTTGAGGCCTTGCATGGCCGCCGGCCAGCCCGGCAGGGCTGCGGCCAGGTTCTTGTCGCCGCCGATATTGAAAGTACGGAAGTTGGCGCGCGGTGCCAGGTAGTTCGCCATGAAGTCGTTATTCCATGGGAGGAACATGACCGTTTCGGCCGGCCGGATGTGCCGACGCAGGCTGGCCACGAGATCCTGGTCGATCTGCTTGAACATGGTCCGGTTGTCCACGCCCTGGCGCCACTGCGCGCGCAGGTCGGGCAGGTTGAACAGGATGATCAGGAGCAGCGCGGCCAGCCACGGGCGCGTGTCCTGCCCGCCCCTGCCGCCGATCCGGACCATGACGAGGAGCCATAGCGCGAAGATGCCGAGGGCCGACCAGCGGTAGGAAGCGCGCATGACATTGAAGCCTGGCAGCGTCTCGGAGATCCAGGGCATTGCCGGTCGGGACGAGCCCGATTGGTGGCGGTGCCGTCAGCGCCCGGCCGGACGGGGCGGCGTGCCCCGCCACCGGTTTGGTGGCGTTGATTTTCAATGCGGGCCCGAGCGCCATGTAGAAGCCGAAGGCCGCGACCAGCACGGCGGCCGTCGCGAATCCCTTCTGGCGACCACGCCACCACGCGGCCAGGGCGACGAGCAGGAGCGGGAGCGCGAACGTGGTGCGCCAGACCGAGTCGTCGCCGAAATAGCGCGCGTCGCTGCGCTCCACGCTCCAGCCGAGCAGGTCCGGCAGCCACAGCAGGCCTCTCGTGGGAATGGCGGCAAACGACAGGTCCAGCCCCCAGGCCCGGAAGAAATCGAGCTGCTGGGCTTCGAAATGCGACTTGCCGATATACGCGGAAAAGAGCAGGTAGGCCAAGCCGAAGCTGGCGACGTGGACTGGAACGGCGAAGCACGCCAGCGTGCGCCTGGCCTCGGGGCGCACAAGGAACGCATACAGCAGGAACATGCTGGCACCGCAGGCGAACATCATGAAGGTGTAGCCATCCATGAACACGGAGAGCACGGCAGCGGCGCAATACAGCGCCGCATCCGCCGCGCCGATGCGCCGCGACCCCGGCGCGAGCATGAACAGCCTGATGGCCGCCATGAAATAGAACGGCAACAAGGCGATCCCCAGGGACAACATGCTGTACCCGGCATGCGCCCACACGATCGGCATGCTCATCCATGCAACCGCTCCGGGCAGCGCAAGCGGCCGTCCTGCGCCGAACAGGCGCGCGACGCGATAGGCGGAAAACATGGCCAGGCCCAGCCAGGCTGCAACCATGCCGGCGTAGGCGTCGGCGGGATGCAGGCCGAGCCGGATCAGCAGGCCCGCGGGCCAGGCGCCGGCAAGCCCGAAGGCGATGGCGGCAGGCCGGGGAATCCCGAACGCATGCGTGTGAATGTCGAACAGGGACCCGTTCGCGAACGATTGCGAGAAACCCGTGGTCCATACGGCCTGGCCCAGCGTCGGCGTCATCAGGAAAGGCACCGCTCCGTGCAGCAAGAGTACGACAGCCACCGCGATGGCGACAAGGAGCAGCTCCTTCGGTGTTGCGGATGTTTTTTCAGACATGTTCGCTTCCGGATGCTGTCTGTGTAGGAAAAAAGACGGTCGCTGCCGCAAAAAACAATACGTCGCCGACCACCGTGACCATGCGTCCAAGGAGAACGGCAAGCAGCAGCTGTTCCTCCGAGACGAGTCCGTGCAACAGGAACAGCAGGAGCATTTCGCGCACGCCGACGCCGGCCGGTGCCCCCGGCGTGACCAGGCCAACCAGCCAGGCAAAGACATAGGCGCTGCCCACCGGCAGCCAGTAGCCCGTCTTCAGTCCCGCGCCACCAGCAACGGCCCCGAGCAAGCTCACGAACACCGCGGCGGAAACGAGCAGGAACAGGGTTTGCCACAGCAATGCCAGGCGCGCCTGGGGCCCACCGAGCCGGCCCACCGGGACGGCGAGCAGGGCAGCCGCGAGCAGGGCGAGCGCGACACCGGCGGCCACCGGGAAACCGGGCAGGATCAGCGGCAGCACCAGCGGGCCGGACAGCGCCCCGGCAATGGCGATGGAGCCCAGCTCCCACCCGATGGACTTGGCCAGCGGCACCGGTGCAATGCCGGCCGCCATGCCCAGTGCCTGCCGTCCAGCCAGGTGGAAGATATTTCCTGGCACATACTTCGCCAGCTGCGACAAGCCGTAGATGCGGATGGCCCCAGTGCGGCTTGCCACGGCCTCTAAGTGGCGTAGCAAGTGCCACCACGCCAAGGCAAGCAGAATATTGGCTGCGCCATACACGAAGGCGAGCAGGGCCATCACGCACCAGCCGCCCGGGGTGATGGCGGAAAAGGCCAGATCGCGCCAGTAGGCATCCAGGCGCAGGCCGACAAACGCGATGCCCACGAGGGCCAGTGCGCCGCCGAACCAGTGCAGGCCCCGGCGCAGGGCGGGCGACATCGTCAGTTGCGCGGACGGCAAAGCAGCATCGTCCACGGCAGTGGACTTCTCGTTTCAACAATGTCGAAGTAGCTCGACACCAGGCTGATGAAGCCCTTGCGCGACCAGTGCTGGAGGTGGCCTGGCGTGTTACCCCAGTCTCTGATGTACTTGCCGCGCGCCAGGTTGAGGGCACACCACAGCGGCTCGCGCGGCACGCTGAGGATCAGGTGCCGCACCGTGACGCTTTGCAGGGCCCTGAGGCCGGCTTCCGGATCCTCGAGATGCTCGAGCACTTCACAGCACACCACCAGGTCGGCAGCGTCGCGCGCGGCCTCGAGATCATAGATGCTGCGCGCTTCGAACAGGCCCGGCTGCAGGGCGCGCTGCCCGGCGTTTTCGCGTGCGATGTCGATCACGGCCGTCGAGAAGTCACATCCCCTAGCCGGGATTCCCCCCTCGTTCCAGCGCAGGACCCAATAGCCTTCGCCACAGCCGACTTCGTGGATCGAGCGGGGGGCTGCGCGGGTGACGAGCTCGGACAGGGCCGTATCGAACCCGTTCATCATCCATTTGACGATCGGGTTCTTCGAGCCGTATTTGTCGTACGTGTTGCCGATGACGATGCCATCTTCCGTCGCTCCGCCTGCAATCTTGATATTCATGAGTCGCTTCCGTCTTGTCTACTGGACACTGCGCTCGGCCGCATGCTCATCCGCCACGGGTTTGACAGCGGCGGCCGGCGCGATATTCGCGGTCTTGAAGCGGATATCCTCGAGCAGCTTGCGGTTCGCTGCCAACAGGTCGGCCACGAAGGCCACGAGCAAGGTCTGGAAACCCATGCCCAGCAGGACCGAAGCCAGGATCAGGGATTGGACGTGGCCACCGCCGTCGCCCTGCACGTAATGCCACAGGAAGCGCAAGCCGATCAGGAAGCCGAAACTGAAGAGAACGGCGCCAATCGTTCCAAAAAAGCTGAAAGGCCGGTAAATGACGAAAATGCGTGCAATCGTGAAAATGCTGCGCTTGATATACGAGGGAATGCTTTTGACCAGGC from Massilia sp. Se16.2.3 carries:
- a CDS encoding bifunctional 2-polyprenyl-6-hydroxyphenol methylase/3-demethylubiquinol 3-O-methyltransferase UbiG: MNIKIAGGATEDGIVIGNTYDKYGSKNPIVKWMMNGFDTALSELVTRAAPRSIHEVGCGEGYWVLRWNEGGIPARGCDFSTAVIDIARENAGQRALQPGLFEARSIYDLEAARDAADLVVCCEVLEHLEDPEAGLRALQSVTVRHLILSVPREPLWCALNLARGKYIRDWGNTPGHLQHWSRKGFISLVSSYFDIVETRSPLPWTMLLCRPRN